ATTTATCCACGCTGGATGAAAACGTTGGCCACAGCCAAGATTGAGGTAGGTTTTCATATGCGATAAGCAAAAATATTTAATTGTAAATCCATACTTAGATACTCCGATATTCTTATAAATGGATGCTGTGAAAATACTCCTACATGTTGCACTTGATAACGAAATCCTGCCTTTTCTAATATTTCTAAAAGTTTATACAACTTTTGTTCTTTTCCAACAAAAGAGTGATATTCCACGAATAAACGTTCAACATTGTGTAATAGATCGCTACAATCTTCCAATACAATAACTTCAGCTCCTTCGATATCCATTTTCAGTAAATCTACTTTTTTGTTCAAGAAATCTCGTAAGCGACAGGTAGAAACTTCAATTAATTTCCCTGAGTCGGTTTGTGTTGCTATTCTACCTCCATCTGCACCCTCTGAATAAAACCTTAAAATAGTTTCTTCATTCCAAAGAGCTTTTTGAATCAGCTGTACATTTTCAAATCCAAAAGATTTTATGTTGAATGCAAGTACTTCAAAAATTTTGTTATCAGGTTCAAGGGCGATTATCTCGGCATTTGGATAAAGTTTCTTGAAATAAATGACACTTAAACCGACATTTGCCCCCGCATCAATAATGTAAGGGCGAGAACTTTTTGTTTGAAATTTGTATACTTCTCTTTCAAAGATTTTATTATGCATAAAACAAAAAGAAGCTGAATCTACAAATTTTATTATTTTTCCCAAAATATTTGTTTCACCTTTGATAAAGCGTGGAAGTTGACTTATTCTTGATAGTTCTTTCTGTATTTCATCAGGTTCTGATGGTTCTTCAATACCCCTGAAATGCAAATTTATAAATTGCCTTGTTTTTTTGGGAAGTACTGATTTTATAATTTTCTTTGAAGTACTCCCCAATCTTCCAAGGGTGGCTACCATTCTATCTTTGAAGGTTATTTTTAAAATTTTGTATAATTGAGAAACACTTTTTTTGTTTGCTTCTCCTACTTCATACTTACCCCATTCTGTCAGAATTTTTGCTTTATGCGGCAAAACAAAAAGATGTGAAAGCTCTTTTCTTACTTTACTTTCAGATGTCAGATTTAAAGCAACCGCTAACAATTTTGGGTTTTTAGAATAAAAAGGATCATGCCTGAAGTCCTCTTCCTTAAATTCAGCATAAGAGCCATAAATAGAAACTTTTGCACCAAAATAAGCAGCATAAGCAATATGCGAGCCAAAGGCATTGGTAGTTACATATTCAAAACGGCTCATCAAATATTGAAG
The Bacteroidia bacterium genome window above contains:
- a CDS encoding FkbM family methyltransferase, with translation LQYLMSRFEYVTTNAFGSHIAYAAYFGAKVSIYGSYAEFKEEDFRHDPFYSKNPKLLAVALNLTSESKVRKELSHLFVLPHKAKILTEWGKYEVGEANKKSVSQLYKILKITFKDRMVATLGRLGSTSKKIIKSVLPKKTRQFINLHFRGIEEPSEPDEIQKELSRISQLPRFIKGETNILGKIIKFVDSASFCFMHNKIFEREVYKFQTKSSRPYIIDAGANVGLSVIYFKKLYPNAEIIALEPDNKIFEVLAFNIKSFGFENVQLIQKALWNEETILRFYSEGADGGRIATQTDSGKLIEVSTCRLRDFLNKKVDLLKMDIEGAEVIVLEDCSDLLHNVERLFVEYHSFVGKEQKLYKLLEILEKAGFRYQVQHVGVFSQHPFIRISEYLSMDLQLNIFAYRI